The following coding sequences are from one Tachysurus vachellii isolate PV-2020 chromosome 7, HZAU_Pvac_v1, whole genome shotgun sequence window:
- the LOC132848765 gene encoding uncharacterized protein LOC132848765 has protein sequence MRDGVLDVAPSRITLTAEDTSTVNPPAFEDACSPNPLPGFQKLETFCSLLVEICLAENKLSLTTEQRCKILEAWNAVKEHDKQPQKFKISCTGPTGVTPSTVVRKGLILLPPPSSRGSRWLSVTCWLNTTSVLSTTG, from the exons ATGCGAGATGGCGTTCTGGATGTTGCCCCGTCCCGCATCACTCTCACGGCTGAGgacacctccactgtaaacccACCGGCATTT GAGGATGCCTGCAGTCCTAACCCTCTTCCTGGCTTTCAAAAGCTAGAAACGTTCTGCTCCTTGCTGGTGGAGATCTGCCTTGCAGAAAACAAGCTTTCACTTACCACTGAGCAGAGGTGCAAAATCCTTGAAGCCTGGAATGCAGTGAAGGAACATGATAAGCAGCCACAGAAGTTTAAAATCAGCTGTACAGGACCCACTGGGGTAACACCCTCTACTGTCGTACGAAAAGGGTTGATCTTGTTGCCGCCGCCGTCATCCAGAGGGTCGAGATGGCTAAGCGTTACGTGCTGGCTCAACACGACATCGGTTCTCAGCACAACAGGCTGA